A section of the Novipirellula caenicola genome encodes:
- a CDS encoding alpha-amylase family protein has product MLAEIQRRLIFIICLVMLVPTTALVAEELDPQVATSVIEGFTPIETVNRPATWNRFRIFVWQFHTDATKDHKLYEQVGLNAFHLDRGEGKQSITRWSNEHKWPYYVDHAAGKGVLHLTNATGLSNLKTDGSLQPRPQSLITAKSIDSLCRTLDVNLAVANQGQIAAVALDDEISLASFNNPVEVDASAESINLFQTWLESKYGSISKLNRQWNSDWKHFSEIQPTSFETIRPSLETTAFADWNLSPWIDWRTYMDDQFSSAIARLVRHGSERSAGVPVGIVGGQQPSPFGGYDYSKITNAVQWIESYDIGGTNELLTSFWSESRKPIVQTFFATGDIATDQWMLWYYLAHGNAGAIAWPDIKGRPWFGAGSIHPAVKALQSTFREVQAPKLAFLTDPKTRRIHDRVAMVYSHESVQASWAADALVHGKTWPRRSSSLDNACSSAGKNRVAWNKLLEDLGIQAQWIRVDDLENGMLDRSDFDVVVLPRTMAISDAACNRIQAFVDGGGFAIADYWTAILDSHGKARVDPKGRLHGKLDHLFGIQRDESRGYFDGHTVSEINGEKYNQPFLERLPADAEKQAGGMIVERGTSANINSPHADLDNPTKPPITFYAKQRGRGRTLYMNLSLLAYFDNTYRISSEGDQLRKAMANAIGNRLRIKATLQSSESAAMAEILHWRRGDEDYLVIIGNPSRQASVNDAGSTKLVFRPQRVTLKPHFSYTRAIDIRSGNEYDPGQPILFDWHPESATVLRFTGMQSR; this is encoded by the coding sequence ATGCTCGCGGAAATCCAACGTCGGCTGATCTTCATCATTTGTTTGGTCATGTTGGTTCCAACGACAGCCCTGGTCGCGGAGGAACTAGACCCTCAGGTCGCGACCTCCGTCATCGAGGGCTTCACGCCGATTGAAACGGTCAACCGTCCCGCGACGTGGAATCGATTTCGCATCTTCGTATGGCAGTTTCATACGGATGCTACAAAAGACCACAAGCTCTACGAGCAGGTCGGGTTGAATGCATTTCACCTAGACCGAGGCGAGGGAAAACAATCGATCACCCGTTGGTCCAACGAACATAAATGGCCTTACTACGTCGATCATGCCGCTGGCAAAGGGGTGTTGCATCTGACCAACGCGACGGGGTTGTCGAACCTAAAAACCGATGGTTCGTTGCAACCACGACCGCAGAGCTTGATCACAGCGAAATCGATCGATTCATTGTGCCGAACGCTTGATGTGAATCTCGCGGTTGCGAACCAAGGACAGATCGCGGCGGTCGCACTGGACGACGAAATCAGTTTGGCGTCGTTTAACAATCCGGTCGAAGTCGATGCCTCTGCCGAATCGATCAATCTTTTTCAAACCTGGCTCGAGTCGAAATATGGCTCCATTTCAAAGCTGAACCGGCAATGGAATTCCGATTGGAAACATTTTTCTGAAATTCAACCGACGTCCTTTGAAACCATCCGCCCATCACTAGAAACCACCGCATTTGCCGATTGGAATCTTAGTCCTTGGATCGATTGGCGCACTTACATGGATGACCAATTTAGCAGTGCGATTGCTCGTTTGGTCCGGCATGGCTCGGAACGCTCCGCCGGCGTGCCGGTCGGAATCGTGGGCGGGCAACAACCAAGTCCCTTCGGCGGCTACGACTACAGCAAAATCACCAACGCGGTGCAGTGGATCGAATCGTATGACATCGGCGGCACCAATGAATTGCTAACCTCATTTTGGAGCGAATCGCGCAAACCGATCGTGCAAACCTTTTTTGCCACTGGCGATATCGCAACCGACCAATGGATGCTGTGGTACTACTTGGCTCATGGCAACGCGGGCGCCATCGCATGGCCTGACATCAAGGGGCGACCATGGTTCGGTGCCGGATCGATTCACCCTGCGGTCAAAGCACTGCAGTCGACATTTCGTGAAGTCCAAGCTCCAAAACTTGCGTTTCTAACCGATCCTAAAACTCGCCGCATTCACGACCGAGTGGCAATGGTGTATTCGCACGAGAGCGTTCAAGCATCGTGGGCCGCCGACGCATTGGTACACGGCAAAACGTGGCCGCGACGATCATCGAGCCTCGACAATGCCTGCTCAAGTGCGGGCAAGAACCGTGTGGCGTGGAACAAATTGCTCGAGGATCTCGGCATTCAAGCACAATGGATCCGAGTGGACGACCTCGAAAACGGAATGCTGGACCGCTCGGATTTTGACGTCGTGGTCCTACCACGAACGATGGCGATCAGTGATGCGGCCTGTAATCGCATCCAAGCCTTTGTCGATGGCGGCGGCTTCGCGATTGCCGACTACTGGACCGCGATTTTGGATTCGCATGGAAAAGCGAGAGTCGACCCCAAAGGCCGATTGCACGGCAAACTTGATCATTTGTTTGGCATCCAACGCGATGAGTCCCGTGGCTACTTTGATGGCCACACCGTCAGCGAAATCAACGGCGAAAAGTACAACCAGCCCTTCCTCGAGCGATTGCCCGCGGACGCTGAAAAGCAGGCGGGCGGCATGATCGTCGAACGAGGGACCTCAGCCAACATCAACTCACCCCACGCCGACCTGGATAATCCAACCAAGCCCCCCATCACGTTTTATGCAAAGCAACGTGGTCGTGGTCGCACTCTGTATATGAATTTGTCGTTGCTCGCCTATTTTGACAACACGTACCGAATATCGAGCGAAGGCGACCAATTGAGGAAAGCGATGGCAAACGCGATCGGCAATCGACTTCGCATCAAAGCCACATTGCAATCAAGCGAGTCCGCCGCGATGGCAGAGATCCTTCATTGGCGGCGTGGCGACGAAGACTACCTGGTCATCATTGGCAATCCGTCTCGCCAAGCGAGTGTCAACGACGCGGGATCGACGAAATTGGTGTTTCGTCCCCAGCGAGTCACGCTGAAGCCTCATTTTTCTTATACACGTGCAATCGATATTCGCAGCGGCAACGAGTACGATCCAGGGCAACCGATCCTATTTGATTGGCATCCCGAGTCCGCCACGGTATTGCGGTTCACGGGAATGCAGTCACGCTAA
- a CDS encoding DUF1559 domain-containing protein, translated as MSNKNRRRGFTLVELLVVIAIIGVLVGLLLPAVQAAREAARRMSCGNNFKQLGLGIHNYHAAYNQLPTHKTGTGLAMATGWDQSNLNGNCQELSMLVALTPFVEAQALWEQISNPMPGFQSMGPTPDVTTYSPWVTELPTLRCPSDPGVGSPGLARTNYAACLGDSAYSMTHGPRSNLLTLSSTAAGAARANQRGVFVPRDKAAFRDILDGLANTIMMGEIATDLGDRDTRTAAKAAGALVGGLGINPADCSTGKDNNRPQFWASGTATILDGGNAAFGRGFRWADGNPVYSTMQTISPPNSPACSTNQGIIDGSGALTSSATADKNYGLMPAGSRHQGGCHVLMGDGSVKFITDSIEAGSQSTRMVSNIEGNAGPPSTLPGSASPYGLWGALGTRAGKEVVSGDF; from the coding sequence ATGTCAAATAAGAATCGCCGCCGCGGGTTTACGCTGGTGGAACTATTGGTGGTTATCGCCATCATTGGCGTTTTAGTCGGATTACTGCTGCCCGCCGTGCAAGCCGCACGCGAAGCGGCGAGAAGAATGAGTTGTGGGAATAACTTCAAACAACTTGGCTTGGGGATTCACAATTACCACGCCGCGTACAACCAATTACCGACACACAAAACGGGGACGGGGTTGGCAATGGCGACCGGGTGGGACCAATCCAACCTAAACGGCAATTGCCAAGAACTCAGCATGTTGGTGGCGCTAACCCCGTTTGTCGAAGCCCAGGCGTTGTGGGAACAAATCAGTAATCCTATGCCTGGTTTCCAGAGCATGGGGCCAACACCGGACGTCACGACGTATTCGCCGTGGGTGACCGAATTGCCCACGCTGCGTTGCCCCAGTGATCCGGGTGTCGGTAGCCCCGGCCTTGCCCGCACGAACTACGCCGCGTGTTTGGGTGACAGTGCTTATTCGATGACGCATGGGCCTCGATCCAATTTACTGACACTCAGCAGCACTGCTGCGGGTGCGGCTCGAGCAAACCAACGAGGCGTGTTCGTTCCGCGTGACAAAGCGGCATTCCGAGACATCCTAGACGGATTGGCCAACACGATCATGATGGGTGAAATCGCAACCGATCTTGGAGATCGCGACACGCGCACCGCGGCCAAGGCGGCTGGCGCCCTGGTCGGTGGACTCGGGATAAATCCAGCCGATTGCAGCACGGGCAAAGACAACAATCGCCCGCAATTTTGGGCGTCGGGCACTGCCACGATCCTAGACGGTGGAAACGCTGCGTTTGGTCGCGGCTTTCGCTGGGCCGATGGCAACCCCGTCTACTCGACGATGCAAACGATCTCGCCACCGAACTCGCCCGCATGTTCGACAAACCAAGGCATCATTGACGGCTCGGGCGCGCTAACGTCCTCAGCGACCGCTGATAAAAACTATGGTTTGATGCCCGCTGGCAGCCGACACCAAGGCGGTTGCCACGTCTTGATGGGCGATGGATCGGTCAAATTCATTACCGATTCGATTGAAGCCGGCAGCCAATCGACTCGCATGGTCAGCAACATCGAAGGAAACGCTGGTCCGCCATCGACGTTGCCTGGATCCGCAAGCCCTTACGGTTTGTGGGGTGCATTGGGAACGCGTGCTGGCAAGGAAGTCGTTTCCGGCGACTTCTAG
- a CDS encoding DUF1549 domain-containing protein, with amino-acid sequence MSWATVSAADSVPSQVALINDAIEQGWRDYEIRPAPEVDDATWCRRVYLDVIGRIPTLEELKTFLDSKGNDKRAKLVDQLLYDDKYTEEYANHWGSIWTNVLIGRSGGTDRRSMTSRDGMQKYLRDSFATNKPYNTMVYELVTAEGTTKPGTDKFNGAVNFLVDKVNDENGVLATSSTSRIFLGQQVQCTQCHNHPFNQWKQQKFWEFNSFFRQTRSLRRFVDGTRDIDHAELVSEDFAGEAGDPNDALVFYELRNGLTKVAYPVFTDGTEIAKSGYVSEVNRRQELGRLMLESEFLDKMAVNRIWSHFLGFGFTKPIDDLGPHNPASHPALLEDLAKEFRKNSYDTKQLITWITLSRPYQLKALLGPANEIDDPSIGEMPKFSRFYLRQMSAEQLYQSLVSSTNAGGGGSYEEQERQRREWMQQFVVAFGTDEGDEATTFNGSIPQALMLFNGDLVKNATSIKPGSFLDQLSQSGRSPRDRLTDLFMAGLARRPNKNEMTIAGKLMVARKGNEKEMLQDMWWAILNTNEFIMQH; translated from the coding sequence ATGTCGTGGGCGACGGTTTCGGCCGCCGACAGTGTCCCTAGCCAAGTAGCGTTGATCAACGATGCGATCGAACAAGGGTGGCGTGATTACGAGATTCGCCCCGCTCCGGAAGTCGACGATGCCACTTGGTGTCGCCGTGTTTACTTGGACGTGATCGGCCGTATCCCGACGCTCGAAGAGTTGAAAACCTTCCTCGATAGCAAGGGAAACGACAAGCGAGCGAAACTGGTCGATCAACTGCTGTATGACGACAAGTACACCGAAGAATACGCGAATCATTGGGGGTCGATTTGGACCAACGTGCTGATCGGCCGCTCCGGTGGAACCGATCGACGATCGATGACCAGCCGCGATGGGATGCAAAAATACCTTCGCGATTCCTTTGCGACGAACAAACCGTACAACACGATGGTTTACGAATTGGTCACGGCCGAAGGCACGACCAAACCAGGAACCGACAAATTCAACGGAGCGGTCAACTTTCTGGTCGACAAGGTCAACGACGAAAACGGGGTATTGGCAACCAGCAGCACCTCTCGAATTTTCCTCGGCCAACAAGTCCAGTGCACTCAGTGTCACAACCACCCGTTCAACCAGTGGAAACAACAAAAGTTCTGGGAATTCAATTCGTTCTTTCGGCAAACACGTTCGCTGCGACGGTTCGTTGACGGCACACGAGACATCGACCACGCTGAATTGGTAAGCGAAGACTTCGCCGGTGAAGCCGGGGACCCCAATGATGCATTGGTGTTCTACGAACTGCGTAATGGATTGACCAAGGTTGCGTACCCGGTATTCACCGACGGCACCGAGATTGCCAAGAGCGGGTATGTGAGCGAGGTGAATCGCCGCCAAGAACTTGGCCGCTTGATGTTGGAAAGCGAATTCCTAGACAAGATGGCGGTCAATCGAATTTGGTCGCATTTCCTTGGCTTTGGCTTCACCAAACCGATTGATGATCTAGGGCCGCACAACCCAGCATCGCATCCCGCATTGTTAGAGGATTTGGCAAAAGAGTTCCGCAAAAACAGTTACGACACCAAGCAGCTGATCACTTGGATCACGCTCAGCCGCCCCTACCAATTGAAGGCGTTGTTGGGACCGGCCAACGAGATCGACGATCCGAGCATTGGCGAGATGCCAAAATTCTCGCGTTTCTACCTTCGTCAAATGAGTGCCGAACAGCTCTACCAATCGTTGGTCAGTTCGACCAATGCCGGAGGTGGCGGCAGCTATGAAGAACAAGAGCGTCAACGTCGCGAATGGATGCAACAATTTGTTGTCGCGTTTGGAACGGACGAAGGCGACGAAGCGACGACGTTTAACGGATCGATCCCGCAAGCATTGATGTTGTTCAACGGCGACTTGGTCAAAAACGCGACCAGCATCAAACCCGGCAGCTTCTTGGATCAACTTTCGCAAAGTGGGCGGTCGCCCCGAGATCGTTTGACCGATTTGTTCATGGCCGGTTTGGCGCGGCGTCCCAACAAAAACGAGATGACGATTGCGGGCAAACTGATGGTGGCCCGCAAAGGAAACGAAAAAGAGATGTTGCAAGACATGTGGTGGGCGATTTTGAACACCAACGAATTTATCATGCAGCACTAG
- a CDS encoding histidine phosphatase family protein, with amino-acid sequence MITLRMPVMSRVLVVRPGATKFDDEQRIKGSLDMPMSDRGTVQANLLAAELAEVRFKTIYTSPCESARETAARLAKGRDIRIKVVDVFRNIDHGLWHGKLIEEVRRNQPRVYRTGLESPDDICPPGGETIREARSRVLKAVRKAAKKSRDEIVAIVAPDPMATIIQSLLSGEPLPNLWQSETDSGTWNLIESEVV; translated from the coding sequence ATGATCACGCTTCGCATGCCAGTGATGTCACGAGTGTTGGTCGTCCGTCCCGGCGCGACCAAATTCGATGACGAGCAACGAATCAAAGGTTCGCTCGATATGCCAATGAGCGACCGTGGGACGGTACAAGCCAATCTGTTGGCTGCCGAACTTGCGGAGGTTCGTTTCAAGACGATCTACACCTCGCCCTGCGAATCGGCGCGTGAAACGGCCGCTCGTTTGGCGAAGGGACGTGACATTCGGATCAAAGTCGTCGACGTGTTTCGCAACATCGACCACGGGCTGTGGCACGGCAAATTGATCGAAGAAGTGCGTCGGAACCAGCCGCGTGTGTATCGCACCGGGCTCGAATCCCCCGACGACATTTGTCCGCCAGGCGGAGAAACGATTCGCGAGGCGCGGTCGCGTGTCCTAAAAGCGGTCCGCAAAGCAGCCAAGAAAAGCCGCGATGAAATTGTCGCCATCGTCGCTCCCGACCCGATGGCAACCATCATCCAAAGCTTGTTAAGCGGCGAGCCGCTGCCCAATCTTTGGCAATCCGAAACCGATTCAGGAACCTGGAATCTAATCGAATCCGAGGTGGTGTGA
- a CDS encoding NAD-dependent epimerase/dehydratase family protein has product MRVFVTGGTGLLGNTVLRQLEAAGHETVALVRGEPDREIFSGLNSRFLHGDIRDADTIQQGVAQCDAVIHSAGLIHLGWTRLHESMQINRDGTRVIAEACRQYDRKLVHVGTVDTLAIGSRKTNVDESTPITTANDQIPCSYVQSKRAGVEEVLAQVELGLRAAIVHPGFMLGPWDWKPSSGRMMIEVGRAWRPLAPPGGCSLCDSRDVASGTIAAIERGGDNGRQFILAGENVTYFELWKEIAERMNSRAPLMPTGPAGLWIAGKLGDAFSLFSGKEGDLNSAVIQMSRMFHWYDSSRAKNELGYTIRNLNETLDDAAKWIQTHHQSSQRIPA; this is encoded by the coding sequence ATGCGAGTCTTTGTGACGGGCGGAACCGGTTTGCTTGGAAATACCGTGCTCCGGCAGTTGGAAGCTGCGGGACACGAAACGGTTGCGTTGGTGCGTGGCGAACCCGATCGAGAAATCTTCTCGGGACTAAACTCACGATTTCTGCATGGCGACATTCGCGACGCCGACACGATCCAGCAAGGGGTGGCTCAGTGTGATGCCGTCATTCACTCGGCCGGTCTGATCCATCTTGGATGGACGCGGCTGCACGAATCGATGCAGATCAATCGTGATGGAACCCGCGTGATTGCCGAAGCATGCCGGCAATATGACCGCAAACTGGTTCACGTCGGAACCGTCGACACGTTGGCGATTGGGTCACGAAAGACCAACGTGGACGAATCGACTCCGATCACGACTGCGAATGACCAAATTCCCTGCAGCTATGTGCAGAGTAAACGTGCCGGCGTCGAGGAAGTGCTGGCGCAAGTCGAGCTGGGGCTGCGTGCGGCGATCGTGCACCCCGGGTTTATGCTCGGCCCGTGGGACTGGAAACCGAGTAGCGGCCGGATGATGATCGAAGTGGGACGTGCGTGGCGTCCGTTGGCACCGCCCGGCGGATGCAGTCTGTGCGATTCACGCGACGTGGCATCCGGAACCATCGCCGCAATCGAACGTGGCGGCGACAACGGGCGACAATTCATCCTGGCCGGAGAAAACGTCACCTATTTCGAACTCTGGAAAGAGATCGCCGAACGGATGAATTCCCGAGCGCCGCTGATGCCCACCGGTCCTGCCGGATTGTGGATCGCGGGGAAATTGGGCGATGCGTTCTCGTTGTTCTCAGGCAAAGAAGGCGATTTGAATAGCGCCGTCATCCAAATGAGCCGGATGTTTCATTGGTACGACAGCTCTCGAGCGAAAAACGAATTGGGGTACACGATTCGTAACCTGAACGAAACGCTTGACGATGCAGCCAAATGGATCCAAACGCATCATCAATCTTCTCAGCGGATCCCAGCCTAA
- the rpe gene encoding ribulose-phosphate 3-epimerase: MTRAKLDTIRDAAPAVLPSMLICDFGDLRSEVARLADAGTKVLHLDVMDGHFVPNLTYGMPIIEGLRRHTDLPLDVHLMISDPLKYARPMVEAGADMLTFHVEAVEDAVHTAREIKKLGVGVGVALNPDTPIRDLDSCVEEVDMVLVMSVNAGFGGQSFNPVALDKLKLLRESHPDLLLEIDGGINEETIGQAREAGCDLFVVGSGIFRADDYGVAISELDAAIAAADRPIRNGLKGADS, from the coding sequence ATGACCCGAGCGAAGCTCGATACGATCCGAGACGCGGCGCCGGCAGTATTGCCGAGCATGCTGATTTGTGACTTTGGTGATTTACGATCCGAAGTGGCTCGATTGGCGGACGCGGGGACGAAAGTATTGCACTTGGATGTGATGGACGGGCACTTCGTCCCGAACCTGACCTACGGGATGCCTATCATTGAAGGTTTGCGTCGGCATACGGATTTGCCGTTGGACGTGCATCTGATGATCAGCGACCCGCTAAAGTACGCACGACCGATGGTCGAAGCGGGGGCGGACATGCTGACGTTTCACGTCGAAGCCGTCGAAGATGCGGTCCATACCGCACGAGAAATCAAAAAATTGGGTGTAGGCGTCGGAGTGGCGTTGAATCCGGACACACCGATCCGAGACCTCGATTCGTGCGTAGAAGAGGTCGACATGGTGTTGGTAATGAGTGTGAACGCAGGTTTTGGCGGCCAATCATTCAATCCCGTGGCGCTCGACAAATTGAAGCTGCTGCGTGAGAGCCACCCTGATTTGCTGCTTGAAATCGATGGCGGGATCAACGAGGAAACGATTGGTCAAGCTCGCGAGGCGGGTTGCGATCTGTTTGTCGTGGGTTCGGGGATCTTCCGTGCCGACGATTACGGGGTCGCGATCTCGGAATTGGATGCGGCGATTGCCGCGGCCGATAGGCCAATCCGCAACGGGCTAAAAGGAGCAGATTCATGA
- the recQ gene encoding DNA helicase RecQ, producing MRSSVSGRIGSGRSDDPLAGKMMMTQDASTAVSPSGAGVMGPVRQVLQDVWGYDSFRPLQEASIRSVLDRRDSLTVLPTGGGKSLCFQSPALCMDGMAVVVSPLISLMKDQVDALRACGVAAAFINSSLTQAEKQSVAEQIRAGKTKLLYVAPERLLSSRMLDFLHQTTISFFAIDEAHCISNWGHDFRPEYRGLRVLKEQFPAAAVHAYTATASQPVRDDIVNQLGLENAEVLVGDFDRPNLTYRMLRANGRLQQVVDVIERHRGESGIVYCISRKEVERTAAALNQLGTVALPYHAGMSDEDRKQSQDAFIKETCDVIVATVAFGMGIDKSNVRFVVHAGMPKSIEHYQQESGRAGRDGLESECVLIYSGGDVVTWKKIMQGDAQATAGGALQSLEAINQLCGSPVCRHKALVEYFGQPYPHENCGACDVCLDEIQLVDDPITLSQKILSCVLRVKERFGASHVAKVLVGSTEQRIVQLGHDKLSTHGLLADDGLDAVRMWIDQLVQQSYLQRTGEYQLVSLSESGRRLLHRDGNPRLSVPGKAKRSRSRAVSVDSWDGVDRGLFEALRSKRSAIASENNVPAYIVFGDATLRELARVRPTTLEAFGKIKGVGDRKLADFGETFLEPIRAYSETHQLEMDVKTVPAPLATAPRAVLPNANSISAFDHFRRGESIEEVAEKLGRAVSTVVGYLQDFLRQEKITDPSPWVDKSTRDSILANLPLVAEGRIKPMFEFFEGKVSYEAIRIVLTCHQNSETPAVSEAE from the coding sequence ATGCGTTCCTCGGTTAGTGGCCGGATAGGTAGCGGACGCAGTGACGATCCACTCGCAGGAAAGATGATGATGACTCAGGACGCTTCCACCGCAGTTTCACCGAGCGGCGCCGGCGTGATGGGGCCGGTTCGTCAAGTTTTGCAGGACGTCTGGGGGTACGACTCGTTTCGACCGCTGCAGGAAGCATCGATTCGCAGCGTGTTGGACCGCCGTGATAGTTTGACGGTGTTGCCGACCGGCGGCGGGAAATCGCTTTGTTTCCAGTCGCCAGCGCTTTGTATGGATGGAATGGCGGTCGTCGTTTCGCCGCTGATTTCGTTGATGAAGGATCAAGTCGACGCGCTGCGTGCGTGTGGGGTCGCTGCGGCATTTATCAATAGCTCGCTGACGCAGGCAGAGAAACAATCCGTTGCCGAACAGATCCGTGCGGGTAAAACCAAACTGCTGTATGTCGCTCCGGAACGATTGCTATCGAGCCGGATGCTCGATTTTTTGCACCAGACGACGATTTCGTTTTTCGCGATCGACGAAGCGCACTGTATCAGCAATTGGGGGCATGACTTTCGTCCCGAATATCGCGGGCTGCGTGTTCTAAAAGAACAATTTCCTGCGGCCGCAGTGCACGCTTACACCGCAACCGCTTCGCAACCGGTGCGAGACGATATCGTCAACCAATTGGGGCTTGAGAATGCAGAGGTCTTGGTGGGCGATTTTGATCGTCCTAATTTGACCTATCGCATGCTGCGTGCAAACGGACGGTTGCAGCAGGTCGTCGACGTGATCGAGCGGCATCGCGGCGAATCCGGAATCGTGTATTGCATTAGCCGCAAAGAGGTCGAGCGAACCGCAGCAGCGCTGAATCAATTGGGCACCGTTGCCCTGCCCTACCATGCCGGCATGAGTGACGAGGATCGCAAACAAAGCCAAGACGCATTCATCAAAGAAACGTGCGATGTGATCGTCGCCACGGTTGCTTTTGGGATGGGGATCGATAAATCCAACGTCCGATTTGTGGTCCACGCGGGGATGCCAAAGTCGATCGAGCATTACCAACAAGAAAGCGGTCGTGCCGGGCGAGATGGTTTGGAATCCGAATGCGTTTTAATCTACTCCGGTGGCGACGTCGTCACGTGGAAAAAGATCATGCAGGGCGATGCTCAAGCGACCGCGGGCGGCGCGCTACAATCGCTCGAAGCGATCAATCAGTTGTGCGGTAGCCCGGTGTGCCGCCACAAAGCTTTGGTTGAGTATTTTGGCCAGCCTTATCCGCACGAAAATTGCGGGGCTTGTGACGTTTGTCTTGATGAGATTCAACTCGTTGACGATCCCATCACCTTGAGCCAAAAAATATTGTCGTGTGTGTTGCGAGTGAAAGAACGCTTCGGCGCTTCACATGTTGCCAAGGTCCTCGTCGGATCCACGGAACAGCGGATCGTCCAGCTCGGTCACGATAAACTCAGCACCCATGGGTTGTTGGCCGACGACGGATTGGACGCGGTACGGATGTGGATTGATCAATTGGTCCAACAATCGTATTTGCAGCGCACCGGGGAATACCAACTTGTTTCACTTTCCGAATCCGGTCGTCGGTTGCTGCACCGCGATGGGAATCCACGATTGAGTGTCCCTGGTAAAGCCAAACGCTCACGCAGCCGCGCCGTGTCGGTCGATTCGTGGGACGGAGTGGATCGCGGGTTGTTCGAAGCATTGCGGAGTAAGCGAAGTGCGATCGCGTCGGAAAATAACGTGCCCGCCTACATCGTCTTTGGTGATGCCACGCTGCGTGAACTTGCTCGCGTTCGTCCGACAACGCTCGAGGCGTTTGGCAAGATCAAAGGCGTGGGCGATCGCAAATTGGCCGATTTTGGCGAAACGTTTCTCGAGCCGATTCGTGCGTACAGTGAAACGCACCAGCTCGAAATGGATGTGAAAACCGTTCCCGCCCCATTGGCCACTGCACCTCGCGCGGTCTTGCCCAACGCAAATTCGATTTCGGCATTCGATCATTTCCGCCGTGGCGAGTCGATCGAAGAGGTCGCTGAAAAATTGGGGAGAGCGGTTTCGACCGTGGTGGGGTATCTGCAGGATTTTTTGCGTCAAGAAAAAATCACGGACCCATCGCCTTGGGTGGACAAGTCAACGCGTGATTCGATTCTCGCCAATTTGCCATTGGTCGCAGAAGGACGAATCAAACCGATGTTCGAATTTTTTGAAGGCAAGGTCTCTTACGAGGCGATTCGCATCGTGTTGACGTGTCACCAAAACAGCGAAACGCCCGCCGTATCGGAAGCCGAATGA
- a CDS encoding sialate O-acetylesterase: MMKWKPASIVCLFVLIAATPAWLRAADYDVYLLAGQSNMDGRGQASELTAEQRQPRDHAIIYYRNPPKSSNGWQPLGPGFSIAPKYKGDVPSPTFGPELGFAHEMLKTQPSRRLALIKGSKGGTNLRSDWNPGISGDPETQGPRYRDFVETIQMATKELNQRGDSFTIRGLLWHQGESDSKLTTEAYQERFLQFVHRLRQDIEVPELPVVVGEVFDNGKRDNVRAAIRAIGNRGPGFGLVTSDGTSTWDEGTHFDAASQWLLGQRYAAAMQTIQQANSNP, translated from the coding sequence ATGATGAAATGGAAACCCGCGAGTATCGTTTGCTTGTTCGTGTTGATCGCAGCCACCCCGGCATGGTTACGTGCGGCCGATTACGACGTGTATCTGTTGGCGGGCCAATCAAATATGGACGGACGTGGGCAAGCGAGTGAGTTGACCGCGGAGCAGCGTCAACCGCGGGATCATGCCATCATCTACTATCGAAATCCGCCAAAGTCGAGCAACGGATGGCAACCGCTTGGGCCTGGATTTAGCATCGCGCCAAAGTACAAAGGCGATGTGCCGTCGCCCACGTTTGGTCCTGAATTGGGCTTTGCTCATGAAATGTTAAAGACACAGCCGAGTCGTCGATTGGCACTGATCAAAGGTTCCAAAGGGGGCACCAATTTGCGATCGGATTGGAATCCCGGGATCAGCGGTGACCCCGAAACTCAAGGGCCTCGCTATCGCGATTTTGTCGAGACCATTCAGATGGCGACAAAGGAGCTGAATCAGCGGGGGGATTCCTTTACGATTCGTGGGTTGTTGTGGCATCAAGGAGAATCGGATTCAAAGCTCACGACCGAGGCGTATCAAGAACGATTCCTACAGTTTGTCCATCGTCTTCGCCAAGATATCGAGGTGCCGGAGCTTCCCGTGGTCGTTGGGGAGGTGTTCGACAACGGGAAACGCGATAATGTCCGTGCCGCGATTCGAGCGATCGGCAATCGCGGTCCGGGGTTCGGGTTGGTCACCTCCGATGGCACTTCCACATGGGACGAAGGAACGCACTTTGACGCTGCGAGCCAGTGGTTGTTGGGACAGCGTTATGCCGCCGCGATGCAAACGATTCAGCAAGCGAATTCCAATCCGTGA